Proteins encoded by one window of Lactobacillus sp. ESL0684:
- a CDS encoding SAP domain-containing protein, producing MEIPQNLTQFKTTYYYKTDLVKLCRKFCLPAVGTKAELNSYLIAYFSGIPARDIKPKRKNKAVKTLKAEEISLNTKVVGSGFKFNNEARKFFAAYFGLSKFSFKKEMAIVKRKAEKENDTEMTVEDLLQQAQILSKNQIDQVAEELTYQWNNFVRDFFQDKDTSNFHEPLKVAALLWRHVRSATDEKVYCHELLTKYAQEISSYRAN from the coding sequence ATGGAAATCCCGCAAAATTTAACCCAATTTAAGACTACTTATTATTATAAAACTGACTTGGTAAAACTCTGCCGCAAATTTTGTTTACCAGCCGTTGGAACTAAAGCAGAATTAAATTCTTATCTGATAGCTTATTTTTCTGGCATACCGGCTAGAGACATTAAGCCTAAACGTAAAAATAAAGCAGTCAAAACACTTAAGGCTGAAGAAATTTCACTGAATACAAAAGTGGTTGGTTCAGGTTTTAAATTTAATAATGAAGCCCGAAAATTTTTTGCAGCTTATTTTGGTCTTTCCAAATTTTCTTTTAAAAAAGAAATGGCGATTGTTAAGCGAAAAGCCGAAAAGGAAAATGATACCGAAATGACGGTAGAAGATTTATTGCAACAAGCGCAAATACTTAGCAAAAATCAGATTGATCAGGTAGCAGAAGAGCTAACTTATCAGTGGAATAATTTTGTGCGCGACTTTTTTCAAGATAAGGATACAAGTAACTTTCATGAGCCATTGAAAGTTGCGGCATTATTGTGGCGTCATGTACGATCAGCGACAGATGAGAAAGTTTATTGTCATGAACTGCTTACTAAGTATGCACAAGAAATAAGTTCTTATCGGGCAAATTAA
- the dnaI gene encoding primosomal protein DnaI encodes MQAISNLISKLDPELVKKYNLTEIYQQVLADPDIKQFLQENQTKITAEMINKSLPSLYEYYTSKQRKDPVTNGYRPELFINNQAIDLRYVPEASKLARDRVANTKKHLQLIKLPQALHDVRLSQAEMTQGRSQVMALIQQFLAKYAQDIHQKGLYLSGDFGVGKTYILAGLANQVAAMDQQVVFLHLPAFIASLSSHFEDNSLQSEIDRVAQCDLLILDDIGAETLSQWSRDDVLGVILQARMDNVLPTFFSSNMAMDDLEEHFKETKNAIDPVKAARLMERVRTLATEVVVSGKNRRR; translated from the coding sequence ATGCAAGCGATTAGCAATTTGATTAGTAAATTAGATCCAGAATTGGTTAAAAAGTATAATTTGACAGAAATTTATCAACAAGTTTTAGCAGATCCAGATATTAAACAATTCTTGCAAGAAAATCAGACTAAGATTACTGCTGAAATGATTAATAAGAGTTTGCCTAGTCTATATGAATACTATACTAGTAAGCAACGCAAGGATCCGGTTACTAATGGCTATCGCCCTGAATTGTTCATTAATAATCAGGCTATTGACTTACGTTATGTTCCAGAGGCTAGTAAGCTAGCACGTGACCGCGTAGCTAACACTAAGAAGCATTTGCAATTAATTAAGTTGCCGCAGGCTTTGCATGATGTACGTTTGAGTCAGGCGGAAATGACTCAGGGTCGGTCGCAAGTTATGGCATTAATTCAGCAATTTTTAGCAAAATATGCACAAGATATTCATCAAAAAGGATTATATTTGTCAGGCGATTTTGGTGTTGGTAAAACCTATATTCTAGCTGGACTGGCTAATCAGGTAGCAGCAATGGACCAACAAGTGGTTTTCCTGCATTTGCCAGCATTTATTGCTAGTTTATCTAGTCATTTTGAGGATAATAGTTTGCAGTCGGAAATCGATCGGGTAGCTCAATGTGATTTATTAATTTTAGATGATATTGGGGCTGAAACTCTGAGCCAATGGTCACGCGATGACGTATTAGGTGTAATCTTACAAGCAAGAATGGATAATGTTTTACCCACCTTTTTTTCATCCAACATGGCAATGGATGATTTAGAAGAGCATTTTAAGGAAACTAAGAATGCCATCGATCCAGTAAAGGCAGCACGCTTGATGGAACGGGTACGCACACTAGCAACTGAAGTGGTAGTTTCGGGCAAAAACCGTAGGCGTTAA
- a CDS encoding transporter substrate-binding domain-containing protein: MKKKIWLIPIIFTVFLLSGCSKKVADQTTIKNVRNSNTLTWGVEGDKKLFSLIDVHDDQVKGFEIDLAKAITKEILGPKGQSRFVLATSQSRVPLLKNGNVDAVIATMTITPERQKVINFSNVYFNAGKTLLVPKDSDIKSVKDLNGKTVIGILGDNSVQAVKKYAPKAKVIAMQDYGQAVSALKSHQGDALTSDNGVLFGLAAENPVLKVCGGTFTKEPYGIAVNKHQAGLEKAINQAIAHLQHSGKYNQLVKKWFSQVPGFNYRQLYK, encoded by the coding sequence ATGAAGAAAAAAATATGGCTTATACCAATTATTTTCACGGTTTTCTTATTATCTGGCTGTAGTAAAAAAGTTGCTGATCAGACAACCATAAAAAATGTTCGCAATTCAAATACGTTAACTTGGGGAGTTGAGGGCGATAAAAAGCTATTCAGCCTAATTGACGTGCATGATGATCAGGTAAAAGGTTTTGAGATCGACTTAGCTAAAGCAATTACTAAGGAAATTTTAGGACCTAAAGGACAGAGTCGATTTGTTTTGGCTACTTCGCAATCGCGAGTACCACTACTAAAAAATGGCAATGTTGATGCGGTGATTGCTACAATGACGATTACTCCTGAGCGGCAAAAAGTAATTAATTTTTCTAATGTTTACTTTAATGCGGGAAAAACGTTGCTAGTTCCTAAAGATTCTGATATTAAAAGTGTTAAAGATCTAAATGGTAAAACTGTGATTGGTATTCTAGGTGATAATTCTGTTCAGGCAGTTAAGAAGTATGCTCCTAAGGCGAAAGTCATTGCTATGCAGGACTATGGTCAAGCAGTATCGGCCTTAAAATCGCATCAGGGGGATGCCTTAACTAGCGACAATGGCGTTTTGTTTGGATTAGCAGCTGAAAATCCTGTGCTAAAAGTATGTGGTGGCACTTTTACTAAGGAACCCTATGGTATTGCTGTTAATAAACACCAGGCCGGACTTGAGAAGGCTATCAATCAGGCGATTGCTCATCTTCAGCACAGTGGCAAGTATAATCAGCTAGTCAAGAAATGGTTTAGTCAAGTCCCTGGATTTAATTATCGGCAGTTATATAAGTAA
- the thrS gene encoding threonine--tRNA ligase, translating to MSFVITLPDGSKRDFDEALTISDLAHGISTSLGKAALAGKVDGQLQPVDYELNADAEVAIITDKDDEGLTVLRATVAFVLEAVAKKAYPELHFGEHAADEDGFFVDTDKEEQIKISELPKFEKEIQKVIKSGAKIERVQLPKSELADMFEGDPYKLELLKAESDLVTAYQLGDFVDFGFAALLPNTGKIKQFKLLSVAGAYWQGQSANPMLQRISGTAFFKKADLDADLKRREEIKERDHRKIGRDLDLFFVDPKVGAGLPYWLPKGATIRRVIERYITDKEVARGYQHVYTPVLMNLDAYKTSGHWQHYRDDMFPPMDMGDGEMLEIRPMNCPSHIQIYKHHIRSYRELPIRIAELGMMHRYEKSGALSGLQRVREMTLNDGHTFVTLDQVKDEFARTLQLIMDVYKDFDITDYYFRLSYRDPKNTEKYFANDEMWERSQSMLKGAMDDMGLDYVEAEGEAAFYGPKLDIQTKTALGSDETMSTIQLDFMLPEQFDLTYVGQDGEDHRPVMIHRGIVGTMERFIAYLIEMYKGAFPTWLAPVQVEIIPVNLDAHGDYAKSIRDELNSRGFRAEVNFRNEKLGYKIREAQTQKVPYTLVLGDKEMQANGVNVRRYGTEEEISKSLTEFITEIDQDVKSYSRKNN from the coding sequence ATGAGTTTTGTAATTACATTACCAGATGGTTCAAAACGTGACTTTGATGAGGCACTAACAATTAGTGATTTGGCGCATGGCATTTCAACTTCACTTGGTAAGGCGGCGCTTGCTGGTAAAGTTGACGGTCAATTGCAACCAGTTGATTACGAACTTAACGCTGATGCTGAAGTTGCAATTATTACTGATAAGGATGATGAAGGCTTAACAGTTTTACGAGCAACCGTTGCTTTTGTTTTAGAAGCGGTTGCCAAAAAGGCTTATCCAGAATTACATTTCGGTGAACATGCTGCAGATGAAGATGGCTTCTTTGTTGATACTGACAAGGAAGAACAAATTAAGATTAGTGAATTGCCAAAGTTTGAAAAGGAAATTCAAAAGGTAATTAAAAGTGGTGCCAAGATTGAACGGGTACAGTTGCCAAAGAGCGAACTTGCAGATATGTTTGAAGGCGATCCTTATAAGCTTGAATTGCTAAAAGCCGAATCAGATTTAGTTACTGCTTATCAGTTAGGTGACTTTGTTGACTTTGGTTTTGCTGCATTATTGCCTAATACTGGTAAAATTAAGCAATTCAAGTTGTTGTCTGTTGCCGGTGCATATTGGCAAGGACAGTCAGCTAATCCAATGCTGCAAAGAATTTCAGGGACAGCCTTCTTTAAAAAGGCTGATCTCGATGCTGATTTGAAGCGGCGTGAGGAGATTAAAGAACGTGATCACCGTAAGATTGGTCGTGATCTTGATTTATTCTTCGTTGATCCTAAGGTTGGTGCAGGCTTGCCATACTGGTTACCCAAAGGTGCCACTATTCGCCGCGTAATTGAACGTTATATTACCGATAAAGAGGTAGCTCGCGGGTATCAACATGTGTATACTCCAGTTTTAATGAATCTTGATGCCTATAAAACTTCAGGTCACTGGCAACACTATCGTGATGATATGTTTCCGCCAATGGATATGGGCGATGGCGAAATGTTGGAAATTAGACCGATGAATTGTCCATCTCATATTCAAATTTATAAGCATCATATTCGTTCTTACCGTGAATTGCCAATCCGGATTGCAGAACTAGGAATGATGCACAGGTATGAGAAGTCTGGTGCTTTATCTGGATTGCAACGAGTAAGAGAAATGACTTTGAATGATGGTCATACTTTTGTAACCTTAGATCAAGTTAAAGACGAATTTGCCAGAACCTTGCAATTAATCATGGATGTTTACAAGGACTTTGATATTACAGATTACTATTTCAGACTGTCTTATCGTGATCCTAAGAATACTGAAAAATACTTTGCTAATGATGAAATGTGGGAACGTAGTCAATCAATGCTTAAAGGCGCTATGGATGACATGGGTCTTGATTATGTTGAAGCAGAGGGTGAAGCTGCCTTTTATGGTCCTAAACTTGATATTCAAACTAAGACTGCCCTAGGTAGTGATGAAACTATGTCAACAATTCAACTAGATTTTATGTTGCCAGAGCAATTCGACTTAACTTATGTTGGTCAAGATGGTGAAGACCATCGTCCAGTGATGATTCACCGCGGAATTGTAGGGACAATGGAGAGATTCATTGCTTATCTAATTGAAATGTACAAGGGTGCTTTCCCAACTTGGCTAGCTCCAGTACAAGTGGAGATTATTCCGGTTAACCTAGATGCTCATGGTGATTACGCTAAGAGCATTCGCGATGAGCTAAATAGTCGCGGCTTTAGAGCAGAAGTTAATTTTAGAAATGAAAAGTTAGGTTACAAGATTCGTGAAGCTCAAACACAAAAAGTCCCGTACACTTTAGTTCTGGGTGATAAGGAAATGCAAGCAAACGGCGTTAATGTTCGCCGTTATGGTACAGAAGAAGAAATTTCCAAGAGCTTAACTGAATTTATTACTGAAATCGACCAAGATGTTAAGTCATATTCACGTAAAAACAACTAG